One region of Cytobacillus sp. IB215665 genomic DNA includes:
- a CDS encoding enoyl-CoA hydratase/isomerase family protein, whose protein sequence is MMNNLVLYELLDRTAVITLNNPDKLNALSFDLIEELEEAIRKAEKDEHVQSIILTGTGRAFSSGGNVTDFPDLNAVNGRKYLIEGHDLLKRINALEKPVIAAVNGLAVGGGFNLALCCDFVLASEKAIFSQIFAKIGLVPDMGGMYLLPRTVGLQRAKELMYSGRKITAKEAFEYGIVLELVSAEHLMERSVEFAKTITEGAPNAIALAKSILNHSFESSFDQILAEEAMAQGIAFTTKDHREGVTSFFEKRQPQFSGR, encoded by the coding sequence ATGATGAATAATTTAGTATTATACGAATTGCTAGATCGTACAGCTGTAATTACGTTGAATAATCCTGATAAGCTAAATGCACTGTCTTTTGATTTAATTGAGGAACTTGAAGAAGCTATTCGAAAAGCGGAGAAGGATGAGCATGTGCAAAGCATCATTTTGACAGGTACTGGTCGTGCATTTAGTTCAGGTGGGAATGTAACTGATTTTCCAGATTTGAATGCAGTGAACGGTCGTAAATATTTGATAGAGGGACATGATTTACTTAAAAGAATTAATGCTTTAGAAAAGCCAGTTATTGCTGCTGTCAATGGATTAGCAGTTGGAGGAGGGTTTAACTTAGCTCTTTGTTGTGATTTTGTTTTAGCTTCAGAGAAAGCTATATTTTCTCAGATCTTTGCAAAAATTGGTCTAGTTCCTGATATGGGAGGAATGTATCTTTTACCACGCACTGTAGGGTTACAAAGGGCAAAGGAGCTTATGTATTCAGGACGAAAAATTACTGCAAAAGAAGCGTTTGAATATGGTATTGTGCTTGAATTAGTATCCGCTGAACATTTAATGGAACGATCAGTTGAATTTGCGAAAACTATTACAGAAGGTGCTCCAAATGCAATTGCATTAGCTAAGTCGATTTTAAACCATAGCTTTGAATCAAGCTTCGATCAAATTTTAGCTGAAGAAGCTATGGCGCAAGGTATTGCCTTTACAACGAAAGATCATAGGGAAGGAGTAACATCATTTTTTGAGAAAAGACAACCACAATTTTCAGGTAGATAA
- a CDS encoding acetylornithine transaminase — MTKETLFPTYQRWDIHVASAEGSHITDEMGKSYLDFVSGIGVCNLGHRHPKVQQALEKQLQSFWHVSNLFHVDSQEEVSRLLVENSNGSAVFFCNSGAEANEAAIKLARKHTNRSRIITFKQSFHGRTFATMTATGQDKVHDGFGPLLEEFLYLPFNDIEAIEKVIDSHVAAVMLEIVQGEGGVVPAKRDFLQRVEELCNEYGALLIVDEVQTGVGRTASKFAYQKFDLSPDIITVAKGLGSGLPIGAMIGTENLINTFGPGSHGSTFGGNPIATAAAKATLEIIFDDVFLQEVEQKAAYLTNKLSDVCKHVNFIEEIRGEGLMIGIACNINVTDIISKVREEGLLVLPAGPHVIRLLPPLTVTYDELNYAINIISKVLSDKAVVAK; from the coding sequence ATGACGAAAGAAACGTTATTTCCAACTTATCAGCGTTGGGACATTCATGTTGCTTCAGCTGAAGGTTCACATATAACTGACGAAATGGGCAAAAGTTATCTAGATTTTGTATCTGGAATAGGCGTATGTAATCTAGGTCACCGTCATCCAAAAGTTCAACAAGCATTAGAAAAACAATTACAATCGTTTTGGCACGTCTCAAATTTGTTTCATGTTGACTCACAGGAAGAAGTCTCACGTCTACTAGTTGAAAATAGTAACGGTTCAGCAGTCTTCTTCTGTAACAGCGGTGCAGAAGCAAATGAGGCAGCAATTAAACTAGCAAGAAAACATACGAATAGATCAAGAATAATTACATTTAAACAGTCATTTCACGGCAGAACATTTGCTACGATGACGGCTACAGGGCAGGATAAGGTTCATGATGGATTTGGACCTTTATTAGAAGAGTTTCTTTATCTTCCATTTAATGATATCGAAGCGATAGAAAAAGTGATTGATAGTCATGTAGCAGCCGTTATGCTAGAAATTGTTCAAGGTGAAGGTGGAGTTGTACCAGCTAAGCGTGATTTTTTACAAAGGGTTGAGGAGTTATGTAACGAGTATGGAGCACTCCTAATTGTTGACGAAGTACAAACTGGGGTTGGAAGAACGGCATCTAAGTTTGCATATCAAAAATTCGACCTTTCACCAGATATTATTACTGTTGCCAAGGGGTTAGGAAGTGGCTTACCTATCGGTGCAATGATTGGAACTGAGAATCTAATCAATACATTTGGTCCAGGCTCTCACGGTTCAACATTTGGTGGAAACCCAATAGCTACCGCTGCAGCAAAAGCAACATTAGAAATAATATTTGATGACGTTTTTTTACAGGAAGTTGAACAAAAAGCAGCCTATTTAACTAATAAACTGAGTGATGTTTGTAAGCATGTAAACTTCATCGAAGAAATTCGTGGAGAAGGATTGATGATTGGGATAGCTTGTAATATAAATGTGACAGATATCATATCGAAAGTCCGTGAGGAAGGGCTACTTGTATTACCAGCAGGTCCACATGTGATTCGGCTATTACCACCACTTACAGTAACATATGATGAATTAAATTACGCAATAAATATCATTAGTAAAGTTTTATCAGATAAAGCAGTCGTAGCTAAGTAA
- the argJ gene encoding bifunctional ornithine acetyltransferase/N-acetylglutamate synthase, which produces MKTKVGTVNVLPEGTITSPKGFQTDGVHAGLRYTKNDLGIVLSEVPATCAAVYTQSHFQAPPLKVTQQSIAVENKLQAIVVNSACANACTGEQGMQDAYEMRHLCATQFSMQEHLIAVASTGVIGDLLQMNKIRSGIKKLKPNKTKKNAQHFESAILTTDTVTKKACYQTIIDGKAVTIGGVAKGSGMIHPNMATMLSFITTDANIDSTILQNTLRIITNQSFNQITVDGETSTNDMVIVMANGLANNEPLTPTHSEWKQFYTALKHVCEDLAKQIARDGEGATKLIEVKVKGAVNDDEAREMAKQIVGSNLVKTAIYGNDANWGRIIGAIGHSSASVNPNTVDITVGSIKMLIASQPQPFSEERATAYLANDDIYIEVHLNIGDGEGVAWGCDLTYDYVKINASYRT; this is translated from the coding sequence ATGAAAACAAAAGTAGGTACTGTTAATGTATTGCCAGAAGGAACGATAACATCTCCAAAAGGGTTTCAAACGGATGGAGTTCATGCAGGGTTACGATACACAAAGAATGATCTTGGTATTGTTCTCAGTGAAGTACCAGCTACATGTGCTGCAGTATACACGCAAAGTCATTTTCAAGCACCTCCATTAAAAGTTACGCAACAAAGTATTGCAGTTGAAAACAAGCTTCAAGCTATCGTTGTAAACAGTGCCTGTGCCAACGCATGCACTGGTGAACAAGGTATGCAGGATGCATATGAAATGAGACATTTATGTGCTACACAATTTTCGATGCAAGAACACCTCATTGCAGTAGCTTCAACAGGAGTAATAGGTGATTTATTACAAATGAATAAGATCCGTTCTGGAATAAAAAAACTCAAACCTAACAAAACGAAAAAAAATGCACAGCATTTTGAATCAGCTATTTTAACGACTGATACCGTTACAAAAAAGGCATGTTATCAGACCATTATTGATGGAAAGGCAGTGACAATAGGTGGAGTGGCTAAAGGTTCTGGTATGATTCACCCCAACATGGCTACTATGCTTTCATTTATTACGACAGATGCCAATATTGATTCAACAATTTTACAAAATACGTTACGAATAATAACGAATCAATCATTTAATCAAATAACTGTTGATGGTGAGACATCTACAAATGACATGGTTATTGTGATGGCTAACGGGTTAGCTAATAATGAACCATTAACCCCAACACATTCTGAATGGAAGCAGTTTTACACAGCTTTAAAGCATGTATGTGAAGATTTAGCTAAACAAATTGCTCGTGATGGGGAAGGAGCAACAAAGCTTATTGAAGTGAAAGTGAAAGGTGCAGTAAACGACGATGAAGCAAGGGAAATGGCTAAACAAATTGTCGGTTCTAACCTTGTTAAAACAGCGATTTACGGTAATGATGCGAACTGGGGAAGAATAATTGGGGCGATTGGACATAGTAGTGCATCAGTTAATCCAAATACTGTAGATATTACGGTCGGTTCAATAAAGATGTTAATTGCGAGTCAACCACAGCCGTTCTCCGAGGAAAGAGCAACAGCATATTTAGCAAATGATGATATTTATATTGAGGTACATTTGAATATAGGTGATGGCGAAGGAGTAGCATGGGGCTGTGACTTAACTTATGATTACGTCAAAATTAATGCAAGCTACCGAACGTAA
- a CDS encoding nitronate monooxygenase produces the protein MNEKLPKHMTTNLTLPVISAPMFLISSPKLVIESCKLGVIGSFPTLNARTVDILEDWMAEISSELAIAKKEDPQLKVAPWAVNFIVHQTNPRYEEDLRLITKYQPPIVITSLGNPSAVVEIVHHYGGLVFADVSNIPHARKAAKTGVDGLILVCSGAGGHAGTINSFAFAGEVRKFWDGITVLAGCITTGRDILAVEALGMDMAYIGTRFISAKESFASRDYRDMLINASVDDLIYTDAISGVYANYLKESILNAGIDINVLEKKQTVDFSFMNQTNAKAWKDIFSAGQGVGQISKAQTVAEIIEEMQNEYHLAKDSLTKSYV, from the coding sequence ATGAACGAAAAATTGCCTAAACATATGACTACTAATTTAACTTTACCAGTCATTTCAGCACCAATGTTTCTCATATCAAGTCCAAAGTTAGTTATTGAAAGTTGTAAGTTAGGTGTCATAGGTTCATTTCCAACATTGAATGCTAGAACAGTAGATATATTAGAAGATTGGATGGCTGAAATTTCATCAGAGCTAGCTATTGCAAAAAAAGAAGACCCTCAACTGAAAGTTGCACCATGGGCTGTCAATTTTATCGTTCATCAAACAAATCCACGATATGAGGAAGACTTACGGTTAATAACTAAATATCAGCCCCCAATCGTTATTACATCACTTGGAAATCCGTCAGCTGTTGTTGAAATTGTTCATCATTACGGCGGTCTTGTCTTTGCTGATGTAAGTAACATTCCTCATGCTCGCAAAGCTGCAAAAACGGGAGTTGACGGTTTAATTCTAGTATGTTCAGGTGCAGGAGGGCATGCTGGAACAATTAATAGCTTTGCTTTTGCAGGAGAAGTAAGAAAATTTTGGGATGGTATTACAGTCTTGGCAGGTTGCATCACGACGGGACGTGATATTCTTGCAGTTGAAGCTTTAGGTATGGACATGGCTTACATCGGAACGAGGTTTATTAGTGCAAAAGAGAGCTTTGCAAGTAGAGATTATAGAGATATGTTAATAAATGCTTCTGTAGATGATCTTATTTATACTGATGCTATTAGTGGCGTATACGCCAATTACCTAAAGGAAAGTATTCTAAATGCTGGTATTGATATAAATGTACTTGAAAAGAAACAAACTGTTGACTTTTCATTTATGAACCAAACAAATGCGAAAGCATGGAAGGATATATTTTCTGCAGGACAAGGCGTTGGTCAGATAAGTAAAGCTCAAACAGTTGCCGAAATTATTGAGGAAATGCAAAATGAATATCATTTAGCTAAAGATAGTCTGACTAAATCGTATGTTTAA
- a CDS encoding YwiC-like family protein: MKPLIPKQHGAWAMLLIPFLVGIFAGQPSMIHIPLFGGWLLLYLGTYPLLMFLKGKRREFYLKWTFIYMFPALICLVITLIINYKLIYFGIVMLPFFVVNVYFAKKNQERALLNDMSAITSFSIGGVASYYGGTGSIDFVAIGILLLSMFFFIGSTFYVKTMIREKKNNAYRWISWGYHLGIIVILFLSGYPWFIIAYIPSVVRAFYFYGKNVSVLKVGIWEIINAVYFFLVVVVLI; this comes from the coding sequence ATGAAACCTTTGATTCCGAAACAACATGGTGCATGGGCTATGTTACTCATCCCATTTTTGGTAGGAATATTTGCTGGGCAGCCTTCTATGATACATATCCCATTATTTGGTGGCTGGCTATTACTTTATTTAGGTACATATCCTTTGCTCATGTTTTTGAAGGGAAAGCGACGCGAATTTTATCTCAAATGGACATTTATTTATATGTTTCCAGCTCTTATTTGTTTAGTTATAACATTGATTATTAATTATAAACTTATTTACTTTGGCATTGTCATGTTGCCTTTTTTCGTGGTGAATGTGTATTTTGCAAAGAAAAACCAAGAGCGTGCTCTACTAAATGACATGAGTGCAATTACATCATTTAGTATTGGTGGAGTAGCTAGTTATTATGGGGGAACTGGTTCGATAGATTTTGTTGCTATTGGGATTTTGTTACTTTCAATGTTCTTCTTTATAGGAAGTACATTTTATGTGAAAACAATGATAAGAGAGAAGAAAAATAATGCATACCGTTGGATTTCTTGGGGCTACCATCTAGGAATCATAGTTATATTATTTTTAAGTGGCTACCCTTGGTTTATTATTGCGTATATACCGAGTGTAGTCCGTGCTTTTTACTTTTATGGAAAAAATGTTTCAGTCTTGAAGGTAGGTATCTGGGAAATTATTAATGCTGTTTATTTTTTCTTAGTCGTTGTTGTGCTGATCTAA
- the argB gene encoding acetylglutamate kinase, with the protein MSNDIIVIKCGGSVITELSAQFFKALHELQKRGKKVVIVHGGGPVINQLLSRMNIRVEFVDGLRKTTKDVLDVVEMTLAGKVNKQFVTNLSQYGLKAVGLSGCDGQMLLVKPIEFGKLGYVGEVDHVNVDLLITLLNDDYIPVVAPIGMSSQGGKYNINADSAAGSIAEALNAKQLLFVTDVPGILQNGILLEEASENQINDMISDGTIYGGMIPKVKAAIHSLSDKLQEVMIVSGKNSILSASGSLYGTKIRKL; encoded by the coding sequence ATGAGTAATGACATCATCGTAATTAAATGTGGAGGAAGTGTTATAACAGAGCTTTCAGCACAGTTTTTTAAAGCGCTCCATGAACTTCAAAAACGAGGAAAGAAAGTGGTTATTGTACACGGTGGCGGGCCAGTTATTAACCAATTATTGTCACGTATGAACATACGAGTGGAATTTGTTGATGGCTTACGTAAAACGACAAAAGATGTGTTAGATGTAGTAGAAATGACTTTAGCTGGAAAGGTTAATAAACAATTTGTGACTAATTTATCTCAATATGGTCTCAAAGCTGTAGGACTATCAGGTTGTGATGGCCAAATGTTGCTAGTGAAGCCTATTGAATTTGGGAAGCTAGGTTACGTAGGTGAAGTTGATCATGTAAACGTGGATTTGCTTATAACGCTACTTAACGATGACTACATCCCAGTTGTTGCACCAATAGGCATGAGTTCACAAGGGGGGAAATACAATATTAATGCTGATTCAGCAGCAGGGAGTATTGCTGAAGCACTCAATGCAAAACAATTATTGTTTGTTACAGACGTTCCAGGAATATTACAAAATGGTATTCTTTTGGAAGAAGCATCTGAAAACCAAATTAATGACATGATAAGTGATGGGACGATTTATGGAGGTATGATTCCAAAGGTCAAAGCGGCTATTCACTCATTATCAGACAAACTACAAGAAGTGATGATTGTCAGCGGGAAAAATAGCATCTTATCTGCCAGCGGGTCGTTGTACGGAACGAAAATAAGAAAATTGTAA
- a CDS encoding carbamoyl phosphate synthase small subunit has product MKAYLTLTNGNVYEGDIKSPLSTNIFGEVVFFTGMTGYQEVLTDPSYKGQIIVFTYPLIGNYGINAVDFESNKPHVAGVIVYEAKESLNHFEAEKTLEQYLRKWNVPLITHIDTRAIVKTIRDSGTMIGQISHIPNTHFTNIKHSHEETLAVAEVSTKNIQTLGTGFPHIVVIDFGYKQSIAEQLIKRGCMVTIVPYYTNYNTITEIQPDGILLSNGPGDPKALENILSELKKIISNYPTLAICLGHQLVCLTFGANTLKLSFGHRGANQPVRDLTNNKVFMTSQNHSYVVDEHSLSETSLHPRFINVNDRSIEGITHKTLPILTVQYHPEANPGPVESEWVFDEFIDSVYTVRGEKVYA; this is encoded by the coding sequence ATGAAAGCATATTTAACGTTAACGAATGGGAATGTCTACGAAGGGGACATAAAATCACCTCTTTCGACTAATATATTTGGTGAAGTTGTGTTCTTTACAGGAATGACAGGATATCAAGAGGTTCTCACTGATCCTTCGTATAAAGGACAAATTATTGTTTTTACCTATCCTTTAATAGGGAACTATGGAATTAACGCTGTAGATTTTGAAAGTAACAAACCACATGTTGCTGGAGTAATCGTGTACGAAGCGAAAGAATCATTAAATCATTTTGAAGCTGAGAAAACACTAGAACAGTATTTAAGGAAATGGAATGTTCCATTAATTACACATATTGATACGAGGGCCATCGTCAAAACAATTCGGGATAGTGGCACTATGATAGGGCAAATATCTCATATACCGAATACACATTTTACCAACATAAAGCATTCACATGAAGAAACACTGGCTGTTGCTGAAGTATCTACTAAGAACATTCAAACATTAGGTACGGGATTCCCACATATTGTTGTTATTGACTTTGGATACAAACAATCAATTGCTGAACAATTGATAAAACGTGGCTGTATGGTAACGATCGTACCATATTATACAAACTATAACACTATTACTGAAATTCAACCTGATGGTATATTGTTATCTAATGGTCCAGGAGATCCAAAGGCACTTGAAAACATCTTAAGTGAATTGAAAAAAATAATATCTAATTACCCAACCTTAGCAATTTGTTTAGGACATCAGCTCGTATGCTTAACATTTGGAGCGAATACATTAAAATTATCTTTTGGACATCGCGGTGCTAATCAACCAGTGCGTGATTTAACAAATAATAAAGTTTTTATGACATCACAAAATCATAGTTATGTTGTGGATGAACATAGTCTCAGTGAAACTTCATTGCACCCACGTTTTATCAATGTAAACGACCGTTCGATAGAAGGAATCACTCATAAAACTTTACCTATATTAACGGTTCAATACCACCCTGAGGCAAATCCAGGGCCTGTTGAAAGTGAATGGGTCTTTGACGAATTTATAGATAGTGTTTATACAGTTAGGGGTGAGAAAGTGTATGCCTAA
- the argC gene encoding N-acetyl-gamma-glutamyl-phosphate reductase produces MRAAVIGATGYGGVELLRLLQQHPVVNVHSVHSSSNDGLPLGQMYGHLSGSLNFQLESIDIDKIGSEVDVVFMATPAGVSSELTPQLSEYDTHIIDLSGDLRLQDNKSYERWYNKTPAPSQIVEEAVYGLSEWNSNKISEAKIIANPGCYPTAVLLGLAPLVQLNLIKEESIIIDAKSGVSGAGRNLATSVHFAETNENLKIYKVNKHQHIPEIEQMLLNWNDNIQPITLSTHLVPMTRGIMATMYVEPKKQLKIEELYDIYRCAYDEHYFVRLKDTFPSTKEVYGSNYCDIALVNDERTGRITIVSVIDNLVKGAAGQAIQNLNIILGMDEHTGLNLLPVYP; encoded by the coding sequence ATGAGAGCTGCTGTAATCGGTGCAACAGGTTATGGAGGAGTAGAACTATTACGTTTATTGCAGCAACATCCAGTCGTTAATGTTCATTCTGTTCATTCATCTTCTAATGATGGATTACCATTAGGGCAGATGTATGGACATTTATCTGGAAGTTTGAACTTTCAATTAGAGAGTATTGATATTGACAAAATTGGTAGTGAGGTAGATGTGGTATTTATGGCAACACCTGCTGGTGTATCTAGTGAATTGACACCACAATTAAGTGAGTATGATACACATATCATTGATTTATCAGGTGATTTACGGCTACAAGATAATAAATCTTATGAAAGATGGTATAACAAGACACCAGCTCCATCTCAAATAGTCGAGGAAGCTGTGTATGGATTATCCGAGTGGAACAGCAATAAAATTAGTGAAGCTAAAATCATTGCAAATCCCGGTTGTTACCCTACAGCAGTATTACTCGGGTTAGCACCTTTAGTTCAGTTGAACTTAATTAAGGAAGAGTCGATCATTATTGATGCAAAATCAGGTGTTTCTGGAGCAGGAAGAAATTTAGCTACCTCTGTTCATTTTGCTGAAACAAATGAGAACCTAAAAATCTATAAAGTAAATAAACATCAGCATATTCCAGAAATAGAGCAAATGCTCCTAAATTGGAATGACAACATTCAACCAATTACATTAAGCACCCATCTTGTTCCAATGACTCGAGGGATTATGGCTACAATGTATGTTGAGCCTAAAAAACAGCTCAAAATAGAGGAGCTGTATGATATTTATAGATGTGCATATGATGAGCATTATTTTGTACGATTAAAGGATACATTCCCTTCAACGAAGGAAGTTTATGGTTCAAATTATTGTGATATTGCATTGGTGAATGATGAACGAACTGGAAGAATTACAATTGTTTCAGTGATTGATAATCTCGTAAAGGGAGCAGCAGGTCAGGCTATTCAAAACTTAAATATTATACTAGGTATGGATGAACATACTGGCTTAAATTTACTTCCTGTTTATCCATAG
- the menE gene encoding o-succinylbenzoate--CoA ligase, translated as MNKGIGVWLTYHSEQRPEQAALIYKDKTITYKELNIRVNKLANSLLKLGVRFGDRVNALLFNSNECMETMFACAKIGAIFVPINFRLSIDEIEYIVRDSGTGHLIYDERMTQAVNALRERIKELNYFIHVGHSPDLVDLSYENLIDQSLGNEPEFELSENDVHMMMYTSGTTGKPKGAMLTHGNTQWNAINAIQFLAFKEDDITLTVAPLFHIGGMNILTTPVLYKGGTVVLQDHFQPDKVLHAIQTYKVTSLFLVPAMWMALLHSNLINDYDLSSFRFCISGGAPCPLTVIEFFQQKQVPLYEGFGLTETAPFVSLLDAKNAYRKMGSVGKNPIHTEVKIVNDLGSSVEHGEVGELLVKGPNVFAGYWNKPLETKKAIKDSWFYTGDLARMDDEGFIYIVDRKKDMIISGGENIYPAEVEQVLYKHPDIKEVAVVGAVDETWGEVPRAYIVLHDSDKNLTLEHFTKFCNGKLANYKIPKHIELLSNLPRNATGKVLKTQLRSML; from the coding sequence ATGAACAAAGGAATAGGAGTATGGCTAACATATCATAGTGAACAGAGGCCTGAACAAGCTGCTCTCATATACAAAGATAAAACAATCACGTATAAGGAATTAAATATTAGGGTTAATAAACTGGCTAATAGTTTACTTAAGCTAGGAGTTCGATTTGGAGATAGAGTTAATGCTCTCCTTTTTAACTCAAATGAATGTATGGAAACGATGTTTGCTTGTGCTAAAATTGGCGCTATTTTTGTACCGATAAATTTTCGTCTTAGCATTGATGAAATTGAATATATTGTTCGCGACTCTGGAACAGGTCATTTAATCTATGATGAAAGAATGACTCAAGCAGTGAATGCATTGCGTGAAAGAATAAAAGAATTAAATTATTTCATCCATGTCGGTCACTCTCCAGATTTAGTGGATTTATCTTACGAAAATTTAATAGATCAGTCATTGGGGAACGAGCCAGAATTTGAACTGAGTGAAAATGATGTTCATATGATGATGTATACGTCTGGTACGACTGGGAAACCAAAAGGAGCAATGTTAACTCACGGGAATACACAATGGAATGCAATTAATGCGATTCAATTTTTAGCTTTCAAAGAAGATGACATTACTTTAACTGTGGCACCTTTATTCCATATTGGTGGGATGAATATTCTCACGACCCCTGTACTATATAAAGGAGGGACTGTCGTTCTTCAAGACCATTTTCAACCAGATAAGGTACTACATGCGATACAAACTTATAAAGTAACTAGTCTCTTTCTTGTTCCTGCAATGTGGATGGCTCTCTTACATTCTAACCTCATTAATGACTATGATTTATCATCTTTTCGATTTTGCATTTCTGGTGGCGCACCATGTCCTCTCACAGTGATTGAATTTTTTCAGCAAAAACAAGTACCGTTATATGAAGGTTTTGGATTAACTGAAACAGCTCCATTTGTAAGCTTACTAGATGCTAAAAATGCTTATCGAAAGATGGGCTCAGTTGGTAAGAACCCTATACACACTGAAGTGAAAATTGTTAATGACCTAGGAAGCAGTGTAGAACATGGGGAAGTTGGTGAATTATTAGTCAAGGGACCTAATGTGTTTGCAGGATATTGGAATAAACCACTTGAAACGAAGAAGGCTATTAAAGATAGTTGGTTCTATACAGGGGATTTAGCCAGAATGGATGATGAGGGGTTTATTTATATTGTAGATAGAAAGAAAGATATGATTATAAGTGGCGGAGAAAATATTTATCCTGCAGAAGTGGAACAAGTTTTATATAAGCATCCTGATATTAAAGAAGTTGCCGTAGTTGGGGCAGTAGATGAGACATGGGGTGAGGTCCCTAGGGCATATATTGTTCTACATGATTCCGACAAAAATTTGACGCTCGAGCACTTCACAAAATTTTGTAATGGAAAGCTCGCAAATTATAAGATTCCTAAACATATAGAATTACTTTCTAATCTACCTCGAAATGCAACTGGCAAAGTGTTAAAAACTCAACTAAGAAGCATGTTGTGA